The Thalassotalea sediminis genome includes the window GTTTCACTGCACTAGGAGAATTTATTACATGTTTCGCATTCTGTTTTTTTTGTTCGTTATTATTCCCATTATTGAAATCGCGGTATTGATGCAAGTTGGTGCGTGGCTAGGTGCTTGGCCAACGATCGCAATTGTTGTCATTACAGCGTGGTTAGGTGCAAAAAATGTGAAGCAACAAGGTATCGCTACGTTGCAATCTGTACAAGATAAAATGGCCCAAGGTGAAGCACCTTCGGATGAAATTGTTGCAGGTTTATTGTTATTGGTTGCTGGCGTGTTATTAGTGACGCCTGGTTTTGTTACTGACTTCTTTGGATTGTCTTTACTTATACCTCAAGTTAGAAGAGGCCTTATAAATGCAGTTCAGAGTCGACTTACCCAACATTCGGTTGTACAAACGCAGCAATTTACATTTCATCATCATCAACAACATTCATTTGACCAAAAAGTTGAAAAAGAAACGCCACAAAGTGGTGGTAAAACACTTGAAGGCGAATTCGAACGCAAAGATTAAAAAATTTTCACTAAAAGGGTTGTATTGGTGAAATACGGCCCTATTTATCTTTCAACTCAATTAATTTGTAAACAACATTCTCAGGAGAGAAATCAATGAGTATTCGTCCATTACACGATCGCGTAATTATCAAGCGTAAAGAAGTAGAGTCTAAATCTGCTGGCGGTATCGTTTTAACGGGTAGCGCTGCTGAGAAATCAACCCGTGGTGAAGTTATTGCTGTAGGCAATGGCCGCATCCTAGAAAACGGTGAAGTGCGCGCATTAGATGTAAAAGTAGGTGACCAAGTGATCTTTAATGAAGGTTATGGTGTTAAAACTGAAAAAATTGATGGTGAAGACGTGCTTATCTTAAGCGAAACAGACATCTTAGCTATCGTAGAATAATTAATTAGTAAATTATCATTTAATTCAATTAGAGAAGTGTAAACGCATTTATCAGAAAATTTAATACGGTGAACAGA containing:
- a CDS encoding FxsA family protein, which gives rise to MFRILFFLFVIIPIIEIAVLMQVGAWLGAWPTIAIVVITAWLGAKNVKQQGIATLQSVQDKMAQGEAPSDEIVAGLLLLVAGVLLVTPGFVTDFFGLSLLIPQVRRGLINAVQSRLTQHSVVQTQQFTFHHHQQHSFDQKVEKETPQSGGKTLEGEFERKD
- a CDS encoding co-chaperone GroES, which codes for MSIRPLHDRVIIKRKEVESKSAGGIVLTGSAAEKSTRGEVIAVGNGRILENGEVRALDVKVGDQVIFNEGYGVKTEKIDGEDVLILSETDILAIVE